One Candidatus Nitrososphaera evergladensis SR1 genomic window carries:
- a CDS encoding ATPase domain-containing protein, whose protein sequence is MISTVSTSNEEVDRQFGGGLPLPSLVLVEGEHGTGKSALTAQFMKGMLDSKLKVLYITTESNIKDYIAKMKKITFDFSHPFLQNRLSILQVQADGITWSENLSKYLLPVVSRYMSINLKKYDVTVIDSLSVLSMHSDANTVMDFFTRCKYLVSNGMSIVMTLHPGAVSEDVALRIRSTCDGYLKIQNAIVSGRSVKVMEVVKLIGSSSQVTSQFSFEVDQNFGIKIVPISMANA, encoded by the coding sequence ATGATAAGCACGGTTTCTACCAGCAACGAGGAAGTCGACAGGCAGTTTGGCGGAGGGCTCCCGCTTCCGTCGCTTGTGCTCGTGGAAGGCGAGCACGGCACGGGCAAGAGCGCGCTCACGGCGCAGTTCATGAAGGGGATGCTTGACTCAAAGCTGAAGGTGCTCTACATCACTACAGAGAGCAACATCAAAGACTACATTGCCAAGATGAAAAAGATAACGTTTGATTTCAGCCACCCCTTCCTGCAGAACAGGCTTTCAATACTGCAGGTGCAGGCTGACGGCATAACATGGTCTGAAAACCTGTCCAAGTATCTTCTTCCGGTTGTGAGCAGGTACATGAGTATAAACCTGAAAAAGTACGACGTGACGGTCATCGATTCCCTGTCCGTCCTTAGCATGCACTCTGACGCAAACACCGTTATGGACTTTTTCACGCGCTGCAAGTACCTTGTCTCAAACGGCATGTCCATCGTCATGACATTGCACCCCGGCGCCGTCAGCGAGGACGTTGCGCTGCGCATAAGGTCGACGTGCGACGGCTACCTGAAGATCCAGAACGCCATCGTGAGCGGCAGGAGCGTCAAGGTCATGGAGGTGGTAAAGCTCATAGGCTCATCGTCGCAGGTAACGTCGCAGTTCAGCTTCGAAGTCGACCAGAACTTTGGGATCAAGATAGTGCCAATATCGATGGCCAACGCATAA
- a CDS encoding type II secretion system F family protein, translating into MKAGLDLKKILPFLPGQSKSSSTLDETLVYFVTFLFSLATAEISPANLLKTAGSVGYGTYSKTVTEIYNLGLRWQYGIATAAGIVASQMPNEEFKLFLMKLEQVIRLGDSLRDFLKSEMAAVVNAYAAAYERSMESLKLLLGMFSTLMSTASFMIAAMMIMSMIGGGDSSTIIVVAFATISGLGAFAFMMYMIFPKDKLMNENGEHLRQFKKIFLPSVGASVAIGVALLFVPQVPREIIVSAVGGPLILPGFMARRVEGRIKKLDESFPSFIRHLTEIYSTVGSLGQALKTVMKSDFGGLSTHARSMLNRVLNRVTMEHAFDLFSIDTGNELITASNKVISISMVKGANMIEVGETLAQLTARFNDLRKKRQQVSKAFETTVLILHVLTVAVMSFMKGVFQFFADIFGHLDKSMGASVIQPIPPDTMNIVLPLMIVALACINGLVIKISQGGLYKTMWFNIGLLLVIGGVVSFGVQQFVGEMFGDIIGANPFGDLATQVP; encoded by the coding sequence ATGAAAGCCGGCCTTGACCTGAAAAAAATCCTGCCCTTTCTTCCGGGCCAATCCAAGTCGAGCAGCACGCTTGACGAGACGCTGGTGTACTTTGTGACGTTTCTTTTCTCGCTGGCCACGGCAGAGATATCGCCGGCAAACCTGCTTAAAACCGCCGGCTCTGTTGGGTACGGAACTTATTCAAAGACGGTGACAGAGATCTACAACCTCGGCCTCAGGTGGCAGTACGGCATTGCAACTGCAGCTGGCATTGTCGCATCCCAGATGCCAAACGAGGAGTTCAAGCTGTTCCTCATGAAGCTGGAGCAGGTCATAAGGCTAGGAGACAGCCTGCGCGACTTCCTAAAGAGCGAGATGGCGGCCGTCGTCAATGCCTATGCCGCGGCGTACGAGAGGAGCATGGAGTCGCTCAAGCTCCTTCTTGGCATGTTCTCCACTCTGATGTCTACGGCGTCTTTCATGATAGCCGCGATGATGATAATGTCGATGATAGGGGGCGGAGACAGTTCTACGATAATCGTAGTCGCGTTTGCCACGATATCAGGCCTTGGAGCGTTTGCGTTTATGATGTACATGATATTCCCAAAGGACAAGTTGATGAATGAAAACGGGGAGCACCTGAGGCAGTTCAAGAAGATCTTTTTGCCGTCCGTGGGTGCAAGCGTGGCTATTGGCGTTGCTCTTTTGTTTGTCCCGCAGGTCCCAAGGGAGATTATCGTAAGCGCCGTTGGAGGACCGCTCATCCTGCCGGGCTTTATGGCTAGGAGGGTGGAAGGCAGGATCAAAAAACTGGACGAGTCGTTCCCTTCTTTCATACGCCACCTCACAGAGATATACTCAACCGTGGGCTCTCTTGGGCAGGCGCTCAAGACAGTAATGAAGAGCGATTTTGGCGGCCTGTCGACGCACGCAAGGTCCATGCTGAACAGGGTGCTGAACAGGGTCACGATGGAGCACGCCTTTGACCTCTTTTCCATTGACACGGGAAACGAGCTTATCACGGCAAGCAACAAGGTAATCTCAATCTCGATGGTCAAGGGGGCCAACATGATAGAGGTCGGAGAGACGCTGGCGCAGCTTACGGCAAGATTCAATGACCTGAGAAAAAAGAGGCAGCAGGTGTCAAAGGCTTTCGAGACAACAGTGCTCATCCTGCACGTCCTGACGGTGGCCGTCATGAGCTTTATGAAGGGCGTCTTTCAGTTCTTTGCAGACATATTTGGCCACCTTGACAAGAGCATGGGAGCAAGCGTCATCCAGCCAATTCCGCCAGACACAATGAACATTGTACTGCCGCTGATGATAGTCGCCCTGGCGTGCATAAACGGGCTTGTGATCAAGATCTCCCAGGGAGGGCTGTACAAGACGATGTGGTTTAACATCGGCCTGCTGCTTGTCATAGGCGGCGTAGTGTCGTTTGGAGTGCAGCAATTCGTAGGCGAGATGTTTGGCGACATCATTGGCGCAAACCCATTTGGCGACCTTGCCACTCAGGTCCCGTGA
- a CDS encoding NitrOD5 domain-containing protein produces MKEIMDAVTDTFSIFGPNTSKVLMFHLENQFGLKPKDIPDKPERFHAILQQLFGNYAASLEVAICKQIRNSNPSHNSEFVRFLEHHSLQEVKAA; encoded by the coding sequence ATGAAGGAGATAATGGACGCGGTGACTGACACGTTCAGCATTTTCGGGCCTAACACGTCAAAGGTCCTGATGTTTCATCTTGAAAACCAGTTTGGCCTAAAGCCAAAAGACATTCCAGACAAGCCGGAACGCTTTCACGCCATTTTGCAGCAGCTTTTTGGCAACTACGCGGCTTCGCTTGAGGTGGCCATCTGCAAGCAGATAAGGAATTCCAATCCGTCGCACAATTCAGAATTCGTGCGGTTTTTGGAGCACCACTCGCTACAGGAGGTAAAGGCAGCTTGA
- a CDS encoding RAD55 family ATPase gives MAKGRAPTGISEFDAMLNGGFMKGDCVLVTGAAGTGKTNLALQFLYNGVVKYGENAVYVTFEQMPDQIYRDAKNLGMNLEKLEEENRLKVISTSPDVLVQNQDMISEFSSERAERIVIDSISYFELSRKNSVRDEIYTLIRYLKTKGATSMLLHEAQADTAHGFGSYDHGLSFLADTVVVLKYVEIESAIRRAVAILKMRGSDHEKTLREIRITSKGIEVGGSFEQWEGVLSGAPHKSFALRVSKAFGGI, from the coding sequence ATGGCAAAGGGCCGCGCACCGACAGGCATTTCAGAGTTTGACGCCATGCTCAACGGCGGGTTCATGAAGGGAGACTGCGTCCTAGTAACTGGAGCGGCAGGAACGGGTAAGACCAACCTTGCGCTGCAGTTCCTGTACAACGGCGTGGTAAAGTACGGCGAAAACGCGGTGTACGTCACGTTTGAGCAGATGCCGGACCAGATTTACCGCGACGCAAAAAACCTTGGCATGAATCTGGAAAAGCTCGAGGAAGAAAACAGGCTCAAGGTCATTTCCACGTCGCCGGACGTCCTTGTCCAGAACCAGGACATGATCTCCGAGTTTTCATCCGAACGCGCTGAAAGAATAGTCATAGACTCGATAAGCTACTTTGAGCTGTCCCGCAAGAATTCCGTCAGAGACGAGATATACACGCTCATAAGATACCTCAAGACAAAGGGCGCGACGTCGATGCTCCTGCACGAGGCGCAGGCAGACACTGCACACGGCTTTGGGTCCTACGACCACGGCCTCAGTTTCCTGGCAGACACTGTCGTCGTGCTAAAGTACGTGGAGATCGAGTCGGCCATCAGGCGCGCAGTTGCAATACTAAAGATGCGCGGAAGCGACCACGAAAAGACGCTCCGTGAGATCAGGATAACGTCCAAAGGGATCGAAGTCGGCGGATCGTTTGAGCAGTGGGAAGGAGTGCTAAGTGGAGCCCCGCACAAGTCCTTTGCCCTCAGGGTATCAAAGGCGTTTGGCGGGATCTGA
- a CDS encoding MASE3 domain-containing protein, producing the protein MLSSHQTQSRKWQAFVFALAIAGSSAGILAATVIAGDFESRQASSVLFLASGAMGLIVFFQEMYAFYVTNSRRILWMSAGFFTLGIGMIGNAITTGGSLDAALDSYVSASELFRGTSEFAAAIFILLGTLRSDKSIRENMEFKAYILVAVIMVTTASIIIYISTIQESLSVPLYSSQYGWSPFSLYIELHVLIFFAVTCTVYVSIRKKNNNSQILFWFIIGFVLLTFSELSFTIDKVLDLGASSSLIWMGRLFLLAGFATFVLGLNRTR; encoded by the coding sequence ATGCTCTCATCCCACCAGACTCAATCAAGGAAATGGCAGGCATTTGTCTTTGCGCTGGCAATAGCAGGCTCCTCTGCAGGCATACTTGCTGCAACAGTCATTGCAGGCGATTTTGAAAGCCGCCAGGCAAGCAGCGTGCTTTTCCTGGCTTCAGGAGCCATGGGCCTGATAGTATTCTTTCAAGAAATGTACGCGTTTTACGTCACAAACAGCAGGAGGATCCTGTGGATGTCTGCAGGGTTCTTTACGCTTGGCATAGGCATGATAGGAAACGCCATAACCACTGGCGGAAGCCTGGATGCCGCCCTTGACTCGTACGTAAGCGCGTCAGAGCTGTTCAGGGGGACGAGCGAGTTTGCGGCGGCAATTTTCATCCTACTTGGCACCTTGCGGTCAGACAAGAGCATCCGGGAGAACATGGAGTTCAAGGCGTACATCCTAGTCGCAGTCATCATGGTCACCACGGCGTCAATCATAATCTACATCTCTACAATCCAGGAAAGCCTTTCCGTGCCGCTTTACAGCAGCCAGTACGGGTGGAGCCCCTTTTCTCTGTACATAGAATTGCACGTCTTGATATTTTTCGCAGTGACCTGCACAGTATACGTCAGCATCCGCAAAAAGAACAACAACAGCCAGATCCTCTTTTGGTTCATCATCGGTTTTGTTCTTTTGACGTTCTCGGAGCTGTCCTTTACCATCGACAAGGTTCTCGACCTTGGCGCGTCCAGCTCCCTGATATGGATGGGAAGGCTTTTCCTGCTTGCAGGCTTTGCTACTTTTGTACTAGGCCTCAATAGGACCCGCTGA
- a CDS encoding TrmB family transcriptional regulator: protein MEPILGQLNGFLQKFGTSTYDPSIYAMYDEVLAGLQELGLSAKEARILVYLIIRKQSTATDISRYNDIGRTETYNYITGLMRKGVVFSTFDRPQKYYALPLEKALDHLIETRRGALQRLAESKADYCSMLERLSRSMSLSSIEEKESYQILSGENSIISTVKRVILDAHEEIMLLVSEKTFASFYHTGIVDDLTALTKRGISVHLQTSCKNIQDYIGTNLEGSNIVVNSGIEEKMVDFVLIDNKDIVVMLLGASKSDKIKPHGFYTNNLPIISVFKTFFENTK, encoded by the coding sequence ATGGAGCCGATCCTCGGGCAGTTGAACGGATTCCTGCAAAAATTCGGTACTTCTACCTACGATCCGTCAATTTACGCAATGTATGATGAAGTGCTTGCGGGCCTGCAGGAACTGGGATTGAGCGCAAAGGAGGCCCGTATTCTAGTCTATCTAATAATCCGCAAACAGTCCACTGCGACCGACATCTCGCGCTACAATGACATCGGTCGCACCGAAACCTACAACTACATAACCGGCCTCATGCGAAAAGGCGTAGTCTTTTCCACTTTTGACAGGCCGCAGAAATACTATGCGCTTCCTCTCGAGAAGGCCTTGGATCACTTGATCGAGACGCGCCGCGGGGCGTTGCAGCGACTTGCCGAATCCAAGGCTGACTATTGCAGCATGCTAGAAAGGCTGTCCCGCAGCATGTCGCTTTCGTCCATTGAAGAAAAAGAGAGCTACCAGATACTGAGCGGGGAAAATTCCATAATCTCGACGGTCAAGCGTGTGATCCTTGATGCCCACGAGGAGATTATGCTGCTTGTCAGCGAAAAGACGTTTGCCAGTTTTTACCACACTGGCATCGTAGATGATCTGACGGCGCTGACAAAGAGGGGCATCTCGGTGCACCTGCAAACGTCCTGCAAGAACATCCAGGACTACATCGGCACAAACCTTGAGGGTAGCAACATCGTGGTAAACAGCGGCATTGAAGAAAAGATGGTGGATTTCGTGCTAATCGACAACAAGGACATTGTAGTGATGCTGCTTGGCGCAAGCAAGTCTGACAAGATAAAGCCACACGGCTTTTACACCAACAACCTGCCAATAATCAGCGTTTTCAAGACGTTCTTTGAAAATACCAAGTAA
- a CDS encoding prepilin peptidase: MMDGTADLALVRICIAFGMFGIAAAMDMRQRYVDDRLWVAFGAVAAVLYFFDFRQMDITIATLSMGLGGAASYLLYRTGLFGGADALALVVFAALLPTYDGRFFLEGISAKGQAHPLSPLMLLSNAAILSFTHLVVNMVKNAQYGARHRSSLFAGMEGETTTRKALAVLLGHRSNGSGFAFLMEKNCGGVRKFDFSLKPAEDTPFESQVGVWVMPGIPFLVYMLAGLAAMVFIGDLAIALLSSFAGIL; the protein is encoded by the coding sequence ATGATGGATGGTACTGCCGACCTTGCACTAGTGCGCATCTGCATAGCCTTTGGCATGTTTGGAATAGCCGCAGCCATGGACATGAGGCAGCGGTATGTGGATGATCGCTTGTGGGTGGCGTTTGGAGCCGTCGCAGCCGTGCTCTACTTTTTTGACTTTCGGCAAATGGACATTACGATTGCCACACTCTCGATGGGCCTTGGCGGTGCGGCCTCCTACCTGCTTTACCGGACGGGGCTGTTTGGCGGTGCCGATGCCCTTGCGCTGGTGGTCTTTGCTGCTCTCCTTCCTACGTATGACGGCAGGTTTTTTCTGGAAGGCATTTCAGCGAAAGGACAAGCGCACCCGCTGTCGCCGCTCATGCTGCTCTCAAATGCAGCCATTCTGTCTTTTACGCACTTGGTTGTCAACATGGTAAAAAACGCGCAGTACGGAGCGAGGCACCGATCCTCACTTTTTGCCGGCATGGAAGGGGAGACAACCACGAGAAAAGCGCTGGCTGTCCTGCTTGGGCACCGCTCCAATGGTTCTGGTTTTGCCTTCTTGATGGAAAAAAACTGCGGAGGCGTCAGGAAATTTGATTTTTCACTAAAGCCTGCAGAGGATACGCCTTTTGAATCTCAAGTGGGCGTCTGGGTCATGCCCGGCATTCCATTCCTTGTATACATGCTTGCAGGCCTTGCGGCAATGGTGTTCATAGGCGACTTGGCAATTGCTCTCCTTTCTTCTTTTGCAGGGATCTTGTAA
- a CDS encoding pyridoxamine 5'-phosphate oxidase family protein, with protein MKFTLADAHARQLSRKQVAQLFARPNLLRLAFLDEKGRPMVHPVWYYYSRGKFYFATDRNGRKAGALRKNPDVYFLVDENPSGEPPLGVRGRGTAKVIDDSKYATRVTRRCVKRYLGTTKSKSAKMVIAMGPDSCVVEVTPSAMASWKF; from the coding sequence GTGAAGTTTACGCTTGCCGACGCCCATGCAAGGCAGTTATCCAGAAAACAAGTCGCGCAACTTTTTGCACGGCCAAACCTGCTGAGGCTCGCATTTCTGGATGAAAAGGGCAGGCCAATGGTCCACCCCGTCTGGTACTACTATAGCAGGGGCAAGTTCTATTTTGCCACCGACAGAAATGGCAGAAAGGCAGGCGCCCTCCGCAAGAATCCCGACGTCTATTTCCTTGTCGATGAAAACCCATCAGGCGAGCCGCCGCTTGGCGTCAGGGGCAGGGGCACCGCCAAAGTGATTGACGATTCGAAGTACGCGACCAGAGTCACGAGGCGCTGCGTGAAAAGGTACCTTGGCACGACAAAGAGCAAGAGCGCCAAGATGGTGATTGCAATGGGCCCCGATTCGTGCGTGGTAGAGGTAACGCCAAGTGCAATGGCGAGCTGGAAGTTCTAG
- the acs gene encoding acetate--CoA ligase, with translation MTVRPGTALEDMSKEALSDPEKFWAKQARGLDWHRPWDRVLDWNPPFARWFSGGLLNASVNCLDRHIATDVKNKAAIIWESESGESRTLTYFQLYRLVNRFANVLKSLGVQKGDRVTIYMPLVPELPVAMLACARIGATHSVVFSGFSSQALIDRVNDAQSKVIVTADGGFRKGKLVDLKKVVDESLVQTPSVQHVVVLRRAGNEVRMGPKDVWWHEAIDKVPAFCEPEMVESTHPLYILYTSGTTGKPKGVMHGTAGYLVHLYATAKWVFDFKKDDIFFCTADIGWVTGHSYMVYAPLMHGVTEIMYDGAPDHPRPDRYWAVAEKHGATILYTTPTALRMYMKYGDAVPNSFDLSSLRLLGTVGEPINPEVWQWYFTTIGKRRRPIIDTWWQTETGGIMLSACTGIDFVPMKPGSATFPVPGVDAAVVDDNGNPVPPGTKGYIVVRKPWPGMLLSLWGDDEKYKKTYWSKFEGVYYPGDYALVDKDGYLWLLGRADDVLKVAGHRLGTMELESAFVSHRAIAEAAVASKPDTTKGESIIAFLVVKEGTTAAPDALRKEIVEHIRKTVGPIATPDEVYFVGKLPKTRSGKIMRRLLKAIACGDKIGDITTLEDGAAIDEVRHAYDELKKAVG, from the coding sequence GTGACTGTCCGGCCCGGCACGGCGCTGGAGGATATGTCAAAGGAAGCGCTTTCAGACCCGGAAAAATTCTGGGCAAAGCAGGCCCGGGGCCTTGACTGGCACAGGCCGTGGGACCGCGTGCTTGACTGGAACCCGCCCTTTGCGCGCTGGTTTTCCGGCGGCCTTCTCAATGCCTCTGTCAACTGCCTTGACCGGCACATTGCTACAGACGTCAAGAACAAGGCCGCAATCATCTGGGAGAGCGAAAGCGGCGAGTCCCGTACGCTCACGTATTTCCAGCTGTACCGGCTTGTCAACAGGTTTGCAAACGTCCTCAAGAGCCTTGGCGTGCAAAAGGGCGACAGGGTCACGATATACATGCCGCTGGTGCCAGAGCTCCCCGTGGCGATGCTTGCGTGCGCAAGGATTGGGGCGACTCACTCTGTAGTTTTTTCAGGCTTTAGCTCGCAGGCGCTAATTGATAGAGTAAATGACGCGCAGTCCAAAGTGATAGTGACGGCAGACGGCGGCTTTCGCAAGGGAAAATTGGTCGACCTGAAAAAGGTCGTAGACGAGTCGCTTGTACAGACGCCCTCCGTCCAGCACGTGGTGGTGTTGCGCCGTGCAGGAAACGAGGTGAGGATGGGGCCAAAGGACGTGTGGTGGCACGAGGCCATTGATAAAGTGCCGGCGTTTTGCGAGCCGGAAATGGTAGAGAGCACGCACCCGCTTTACATACTGTATACTTCGGGAACGACTGGCAAGCCAAAGGGCGTGATGCACGGGACGGCCGGCTACCTGGTGCACCTGTACGCCACCGCCAAGTGGGTCTTTGACTTTAAAAAAGATGACATATTCTTTTGCACCGCAGACATTGGCTGGGTGACGGGCCACAGCTATATGGTGTACGCGCCTCTGATGCACGGGGTCACGGAGATAATGTACGACGGCGCGCCGGACCACCCAAGGCCGGACAGGTACTGGGCTGTTGCAGAAAAGCACGGCGCAACCATCCTCTACACGACGCCGACTGCGCTGCGCATGTACATGAAGTATGGCGACGCGGTGCCAAACTCGTTTGACCTTTCGTCGCTGCGCCTGCTTGGCACGGTGGGCGAGCCGATAAACCCGGAGGTGTGGCAGTGGTACTTTACGACAATTGGAAAAAGGCGCCGGCCGATAATCGATACCTGGTGGCAGACTGAAACCGGAGGCATCATGCTCTCTGCCTGCACCGGCATCGACTTTGTGCCGATGAAGCCCGGCTCTGCAACCTTTCCCGTGCCCGGAGTCGACGCGGCGGTGGTTGACGACAACGGCAATCCAGTACCGCCGGGGACAAAGGGCTACATCGTGGTGAGAAAGCCTTGGCCGGGGATGCTCCTTTCGCTGTGGGGCGACGACGAGAAATACAAGAAAACCTACTGGAGCAAGTTTGAAGGCGTCTACTATCCAGGCGACTATGCGCTTGTGGACAAGGACGGCTACCTGTGGCTCCTTGGCAGGGCAGACGACGTGCTAAAAGTGGCGGGTCACAGGCTTGGCACGATGGAGCTTGAAAGCGCGTTTGTGTCGCACAGGGCCATAGCTGAAGCTGCCGTGGCAAGCAAGCCTGACACGACAAAAGGCGAGTCGATAATCGCATTTCTTGTCGTAAAGGAAGGGACGACAGCGGCACCTGATGCGCTGCGCAAAGAGATCGTAGAGCACATACGCAAGACCGTGGGGCCGATAGCGACGCCTGACGAGGTGTATTTTGTCGGCAAGCTTCCAAAGACACGCTCTGGCAAGATAATGCGCCGGCTGCTAAAGGCGATTGCATGTGGCGACAAGATAGGCGACATCACCACGCTTGAGGACGGGGCTGCCATTGATGAGGTAAGGCACGCCTATGATGAATTGAAAAAAGCAGTAGGCTAG
- a CDS encoding DNA adenine methylase — MGPFLKWAGGKRRLVHMLAQFCPERLDRYFEPFLGSGALFFHLVQSRPRFEAVLSDSNYELINVYLQVRDRTAELVELLQEHQQNYYAGRERYYYSVRDLEPTSGVERAARMIFLNRTCYNGLFRVNRSGRFNVPHGTYERPTICNRDALFSAAGVLARDGVRITHASYTQTTRSCAKGDVVYFDPPYLPLTKTANFVDYTRESFGWHDHVELAGEFVRLHDLGCAVILSNSDTRKIRDLYGDFTIKTARVERLINCNASRRTGQRELMILSSSPNAVVRARKKKKDVCRARLAAPATTAAVQAIRF, encoded by the coding sequence GTGGGGCCTTTTCTGAAATGGGCTGGCGGCAAACGCCGTCTTGTGCACATGCTTGCCCAGTTCTGCCCTGAAAGGCTCGACCGCTACTTTGAGCCCTTTCTCGGAAGCGGGGCCCTGTTCTTTCACCTTGTACAGTCAAGGCCGCGCTTTGAAGCAGTGCTTTCTGATTCCAATTACGAATTGATTAACGTGTACCTGCAGGTGCGCGACAGGACCGCCGAGCTGGTCGAGTTGCTGCAAGAGCACCAGCAAAACTACTATGCAGGACGGGAGAGGTACTATTACTCTGTACGCGACCTAGAGCCTACAAGCGGGGTCGAGCGGGCCGCAAGGATGATCTTTTTGAACCGGACCTGCTACAACGGACTCTTTCGCGTTAACCGGTCCGGCAGGTTCAACGTCCCGCACGGCACGTACGAGCGCCCGACGATATGCAACCGAGACGCGCTTTTTTCAGCCGCCGGCGTGCTTGCGCGCGACGGCGTCAGGATAACACACGCAAGCTACACCCAGACAACGAGGTCGTGCGCAAAAGGCGACGTCGTGTACTTTGACCCTCCCTATTTGCCGCTGACCAAGACTGCAAACTTTGTAGATTACACCCGTGAGAGTTTTGGCTGGCATGACCATGTGGAGCTTGCCGGCGAGTTTGTACGCCTGCACGACCTTGGATGCGCTGTAATCCTCTCTAATTCCGACACGCGCAAAATACGCGACCTGTACGGCGACTTTACGATAAAGACTGCAAGGGTCGAGCGCCTGATAAACTGCAACGCATCGCGCCGGACGGGCCAGCGCGAACTGATGATATTGTCATCATCGCCAAATGCCGTCGTGCGCGCCAGAAAGAAAAAGAAGGATGTCTGCAGGGCGCGCCTTGCCGCTCCTGCTACTACTGCCGCCGTGCAAGCGATCCGTTTTTAA
- a CDS encoding histone family protein — translation MSSSGPEFGLAAMYRIMKKSGAERVSDDAADELRKVLEEAAERIAKQAAEFSIHAGRKTIKPEDIRLASKNVIRL, via the coding sequence GTGTCTTCATCAGGTCCAGAGTTTGGCCTTGCGGCCATGTACCGCATAATGAAAAAGTCCGGCGCCGAGCGCGTGAGCGACGACGCGGCAGACGAGCTTCGGAAGGTTCTGGAGGAGGCGGCAGAGAGGATAGCCAAGCAGGCCGCAGAATTCTCGATACACGCCGGCAGAAAGACGATAAAACCCGAAGACATCCGGCTTGCGTCAAAGAACGTCATACGTCTCTAG
- a CDS encoding TatD family hydrolase: MLLYDAHVHLTDSEYSGYLDHVFSSLYAMRIVACSVAVDLETTKKSLRLFKDRKDVIKQFVGIHPEFAAREDLDKFVQVARDNMASIDGIGEIGLDGTYEAERGVPYERQKQVFHAMLALAESEGKPVSIHSRRALDDILAILPSFRLRGALLHWFAGSKKQLARSMDMGLYVSYGPALVYSDDKKVLLKHTRRDRFLVETDGPVRYSRCFEGKPALPTSFLPSVVASAAAVLGVSYGEAAETTARNTEAFLGSQQL; the protein is encoded by the coding sequence GTGTTGCTGTACGACGCGCACGTGCACCTGACAGACAGCGAGTACTCTGGCTATCTCGATCACGTATTTTCGTCTCTTTACGCAATGAGGATTGTAGCGTGCTCGGTCGCAGTCGACCTAGAGACCACCAAGAAAAGCTTGCGGCTGTTCAAGGACCGCAAGGATGTCATAAAGCAGTTTGTCGGCATCCACCCCGAGTTTGCCGCCAGAGAAGACCTAGACAAGTTTGTGCAGGTGGCAAGGGACAACATGGCATCGATTGACGGTATTGGCGAGATAGGGCTGGACGGCACGTACGAGGCAGAAAGAGGCGTCCCGTACGAGAGGCAAAAGCAGGTGTTTCATGCCATGCTTGCGCTTGCAGAATCTGAAGGCAAGCCGGTGTCGATACATTCCCGGCGGGCCCTTGACGACATACTTGCCATCCTGCCGTCTTTTCGCCTAAGGGGTGCGCTCTTGCACTGGTTTGCAGGAAGCAAAAAGCAGCTTGCCAGGTCGATGGACATGGGCCTGTACGTGTCGTACGGCCCGGCGCTTGTCTACTCTGACGACAAGAAAGTGCTTCTGAAACACACGCGCCGTGACCGCTTTCTTGTCGAAACAGACGGGCCGGTCAGGTATTCGAGGTGTTTTGAAGGCAAGCCGGCGCTTCCCACGTCGTTTCTGCCAAGCGTCGTCGCCTCTGCCGCCGCAGTCTTGGGCGTCTCGTACGGCGAGGCCGCGGAAACGACAGCCCGAAACACAGAAGCGTTCCTTGGGTCACAACAATTATAA
- a CDS encoding 30S ribosomal protein S17e, giving the protein MNRIKRISTELLQKYPDKFGLEFDANKKALSEVAVVKSKVLRNELAGYITSHLRKKAAQEKASSAMAEEEEAEEAGTEEESTE; this is encoded by the coding sequence ATGAACCGAATAAAGCGCATTTCCACCGAGCTCCTCCAAAAGTACCCTGACAAGTTTGGGCTCGAATTTGACGCTAACAAAAAGGCCCTCAGCGAAGTGGCCGTCGTCAAGTCCAAGGTCCTGAGAAACGAGCTTGCAGGCTACATAACCTCCCACCTTCGCAAAAAGGCGGCGCAGGAAAAGGCATCCTCTGCCATGGCTGAAGAAGAGGAAGCGGAAGAAGCAGGGACCGAGGAAGAATCGACCGAATAA